The DNA segment GATCGACACCCCGTTCGAAACGATACGATGATTCGGTATTGAGCCCCAGAAGCATCCGGCTTTTCCTGATGGTTACCGGGTCGAAATAGGCCGATTCCAGCAAAATATCGACCGTGTCCTCGGACACTTCTGAATCCAGACCACCCATGACCCCGGCCGTTCCCACTCCCTGACGGCCATCGGTAATCATCAGGACATCCGGGGTCAGTTTATGTTCCCGGCCATCGAGAGTAGTAAACATCTCACCTTCGAAAGCACGCCGAACCACAATTTCTCCCCGGCTGAATTTTCGATAATCAAAGGCATGAAGCGGTTGTCCGTATTCCATCATCACCAGGTTGGTGATATCAACCACATTGGAAATCGGCCTGATACCGCAGAGCAACAGCTTACGCCGAATCCACCAGGGCGACAGTCCGATTTTTACCCCTTTGATAATTCGAGCCGTGTATCGCTGGCAAGCCTCGGGATTATCGATCCTGATCTTTATATAATCCGAGGCTTTTTCCGAAACTTCAATCAGGTCAATCTCCGGCTTCTTCATCTTCAGCCCGGCCAGGCAGGCGGTATCACGGGCCACCCCGATGGCCGAAAGAAGGTCGGCACGATTGGGTGTCAGATCGAGATTTAAAATATAGTCGTTTACTTTTAGGACATCATCGATCGGCGCTCCAATCGGGGCATCCTCATCGAGCACCATGATCCCCGAATGATCATCACTCAAACCCAGTTCATCTTCGGCGCAGATCATCCCTGATGATTCCACCCCGCGGATTTTGCTTTTCTTTATTTTTATTCCGCCCTGCAATTCGGCACCTATTTTGGCTACGACCACTTTCTGCCCGCCTCGGGCATTTGGAGCGCCGCAGACCACCTGCAATTTTTCCCGGCCGATATCGACCAGCGCTTTCTTCAGGTGATCCGTCCCCTCGATATTTTCTATCTGCTCGATCCGGCCGACACAAATATTGTCGAATCCTTTTTCGAGGACCGGTTCAGTCTCGGTTTCCGCTCCGGCCAGCGTTAAACGCCCGGCCAGCTCGGGTGCCGGCCACGAAATATCGACCAGTTCTTTTATCCAGCTATAGGGTAACTGCATTACATGAATTGCCTTATAAAACGAATATCATTCTCATAAAAAAGCCTGATATCGTTAATCCCGTATTTCAGCATGGCGATCCGTTCCACCCCGATCCCGAATGCGTAGCCGGTGTATTTCTCCGAATCCATCCCGGCACATTCAAGAACATTGGGGTCTATCATGCCGCATCCCAGAATTTCCAGCCAGCCGGTTTGCTTGCAAAGCCGACACCCCTTTCCCCGACAGAGAAAACAGGAAATATCTACCTCGGCCGATGGTTCCGTGAACGGAAAATAGCTGGGGCGGAAACGAAGTTTCAAGCCCTCGCCGAAGAAATCCCGGCAGAAGGCCACCAGCACCCCTTTAAGATCGGCCAGTGTCACGCCCTCATCAACCAGAAAACCATCCACCTGGTGAAAAACACAATACGATCGGGTGGAAATTTCCTCATTTCGATAGGTTTTCCCCGGAGTGATTATTTTGATCGGTGGCTGATGATTTTCCAGGTAGCGCGCCTGAACCGGGGTCGTGTGGGTCCTGAGAAGTAGCTTCTCACCTTCCACATAAAATGTATCCTGCATATCCCGGGCCGGATGATCCGGCGGGAAATTGAGTGCCTCGAAATTATAATAATCGGTTTCCACTTCGGGCCCGCGGGCAATGGCAAAGCCCATACTCTGAAATGAGCGACACATCCGCTCGATGACTGTGGTGATGGGATGCAGGGCGCCGAGACGATGGCTTATACCGGGCAAGGTTGGATCAACCAGAGTTTTGACTCCGCCGGTCTTGAATTTATCGCGCGCCGCTTCAATCGCCTGCTCAATCTTCACCCGGGCCTGGTTGGCCGACGCTCCCACGGATTTCCGTTCTTCGATCGGAAGATCCTTCAGACTTTTCAGAACGGACGTAATTATCCCTTTTCGGCCGATATACTTGATATTGATATTATCGAGATCGTTATCCGAAGCGGCCGCTTCTATGGCCGAAAGAGCTTCGGCCAGAATTTCATTGGTCTCCTTAACTCCGGACATTATTTATCCCGGAGTTAATTAACCTTGGCCATATCAACCAGGCGGCCGAACGTGGCCGTATCCCGGGCGGCAATATCCGCCAGGGCTTTGCGATCAAGACCGACCCCGGCTTTTTTCAAACCGTTAATAAATGTTGAATAGTTCATCCCGTACTGCTTGGCGGCCGCCGAAATCCGGACAATCCACAAACGACGGAATTCCCGCTTTTTATTACGGCGATCGCGATAGGCATAAGTCAAACCCTTATGAACTGTTTCCAGTGCCGTCCTGTATAACCGGGAACGGGCCCCGTAATTGCCGCGGGCTCTTTTCAATACCTTTTTATGTCTTCTATGAGCGGCAACATTATTCATTGCGCGTGGCATATACTATACTCCTGAATTCATCCAGTCTCTTTTAGACTATATTTAAATCATCAATAGGGCAGCATCTTATTGACCCGGCGGCAATCCACCGCGCTGACCAGGTCCGACTTGCGTAAATTCCGCTTCCGCTTGGGCGACTTCTTCGTCAGAATATGCGAATGATAGGCCTTCTTACGCTTGATCTTGCCGGTCGCTGTCCGCTTGAATCGTTTCGCTGCGGATCGGCTCGTTTTTATCTTTGGCATTTTCAGTCCTCTTCTCTTTTGATTTACCTGTCGGAGGTTTCGGATTCAATATCATTGTCAGCCGCCGCCCCTCCAGCTTCGGGATTTGCCCGATGGTGCTGATATCACTGAGATCTTCCACGACCCTGTCTAAAATTTTGCGGCCCAGTTCCGTTCTGGCCATCTCCCGGCCCGTGAACATCACAAAAACCTTTACTTTACTCCCCTGCTCGAGAAATTCCCGAACATGTCTCGTCTTGAATTGATAATCATGCTCGTCTGTTTTGGGCCGGTAACGCATCGCCCGCATCTGGACCGTATGTTGCTTCTTCTTTGCCTGTCGTTCTTTCTTCGACTGCTCGTACTTGTACTTTCCGTAATCCATGATGCGGCAAACCGGCGGCCGGCTGTTCGGCGAAACTTCCACCAGGTCCAGGTTAGCCGCCCGGGCTCGATCAATAGCCTCTTTTACCGGCAGTATCCCGACCTGTTCGCCGTTTTCGCCGATCACCCGGACCGGCGTTACCAGAATCTTCTCGTTTACGCGAGTCGTTTTCTTCTTTATTGTGTCCTCCCTATAACAACTTGGATATTAGCGCTTTATCCCGGATTTCCTGTTTCATTATGGGAATCAGCTCCTCCGGCTTAAAACCGCCCATATCTCCTTTTCCGTGGAGTCTGACCGAAACCGTTCCGTTAGCTTTTTCTTTTTCACCTATTATAAACATATAAGGAATTTTCTGCAACTCCGATTCACGAATCTTATGACCAATTTTTTCCGAACGCGAATCAAGCTCCGCCCGGAATCCGGATTCCTTCAAAGACTCCAGGATCTTCTCCCCGTAATCATTGAGGGAATCCGTGATCGGCAGGATTTTCACCTGCACCGGGGCCAGCCACAGCGGGAATTTGCCCGCATAATGCTCGATTAAGACCCCGAAAAACCTCTCGATCGAACCCAGAAGTGCCCGGTGAATCATAAATGGCCGCTTGAGCTGCCCGTCTTTATCGGCGTAAGTCAAATCAAAGCGCTCCGGAAGCGAGAAATCGAACTGAATCGTCGAACACTGCCAGCTCCGATTCAGGGCATCTTTAATCTTGATATCTATCTTCGGCCCGTAAAAGGCCCCTCCGCCCTCATCGACCTGATATTCCAGCTTCAATATATCCATTGCGCGCCGAAGGCCATTCTCCGCCTTAACCCAGTCGGCCGGGTCACCGATAGCCTTCTCCGGACGGGTCGATAAAAAGATATCATAATTCTCGAATCCGAATGGTCGAAGAATATCCAGACAAAATTTAATCAGCCAGACCAGCTCATCTTCCATCATCTCCGGCGACACGAAATGGTGTGCATCATCCTGAGTAAACCCCCTGACTCGCATCAGTCCGTGCAGAACTCCCGGCATTTCGTAGCGGTAAACCGTTCCCAGTTCCGCCCAGCGCATCGGTAGATCGCGGTAACTCCAGCGCCGTGATTTGTACATACTGATATGAAACGGGCAATTCATCGGCTTGATCTGATACCGCGCCTGGTCAACCTCGATCGGGTTAAACATATTCTCGGTATAAAAATCGGTATGTCCCGACCGATGCCAGAGATCCAGATGGGCTATATGAGGCGAAAAAACCAGCTGATACCCATGTTTGAGATGTTCCTCGCGCCAGAAATTCTCGATCTCGTTCCGAATCAGAGCACCTTTCGGAAGCCACATCACCAGTCCCGCCCCTACTTCGTTACTGATATGAAACAGCTCCAGTTGCTTGCCCAGTATTCGGTGATCCCGCCTCTTGGCCTCCTCCAACCGATGGACGTAATCATCCAGCATGCTCTTCTTGGGATATGACACCCCGTAGATCCGCTGAAGCATCGTCTTGTGCTCATCGCCCCGCCAGTAGGCTCCCGACGATGAAATCAATTTGAAGGCCTTAATCATTCCCGTGTTGGGAATATGCGGCCCCCGGCAAAGATCTTCAAAAGATGAATGCTTATAAACCGATACCCGGTCATCGAGAATATCCTCTTCCAGCATTTCGACTTTGTAGGATTCACTCTCTTTTTTATACTTCTCCAGCATTTCCTCGCGGCTGACTTCCTCGCGGTGAAACTCGGCTTTCTCACGAATTATTTCCTCGACCCGTTTTTCGATTCTTTCGAGATCCTCCGGTGAGAATGGTTTCTCCACCTCGAAATCGTAGTAAAAACCCTCTTCGATCGGAGGACCGATAGCCAGCTTCACCCCCGGAAATAACTCCGTCACGGCCTGGGCCATCACATGAGCCGAAGAGTGCCAGAAAACGAATTTCCCTTCAGGTTTGTCGAAAGTCAGGATTTCAACCGGATTATCGCTCTCGATCCCGGCCTTTAAATCCCTGAGATGACCGTTGACTTTAACCGCCAGGGCCTCTTTGGCCAGTCCCGGCGATATCGAACGGGCGACCTCGTAGCCGGTGACCCCTTTCGGGTAATTCTTGACCGAGCCATCCGGAAATTTTATTTTAATCTCTTCAGCCATTCCAATATACTATAAGTAAGCAGCGGGTATAAACCGTCCCCCGGTCTACAGCCCGCTATCATCATGGTGGGCGATACTGGAATCGAACCAGTGACCTCTTGCATGTCAAGCAAGCACTCTAACCAACTGAGCTAATCGCCCAAACCCGCCTTATCATCTAATACGCAAAACTCGCAAACGCTAACAATATAATTAATTATCGAATCTGTCAAGATAAATATTAACCCCGCCCGGCCCTTTTACCAAATAATTAACACCTTAATCAATAATGAGTTCCACGTTAGATGTAAATTACAATATCACTCCTTACCCGACCTTCCTCCCACCCCGAAAAAAGAGTCCTTGACGGAAGGGAATTTAATCGTATGTTTATTGATAGTCTGCAATTTTTTATTTTTGACTACTGCCGATATTGGAAATAACGATGATTACCCGAATAACGAGAATTATCCTGTTTTTTTTAATTTGCGTTCCGGTCGTTTTCGGCATTTTTGCTGAACTTGCGGTCGCCCAGGGAAATATCTACGGCTCAGTAAGCAACAGCGATATGACTGTCCCGGCCAATGGACAGATTGCCTTTGTCGGTTTTCTTGATGGTACCGATGAGGAAATCCGGATCGAAAGCTGTATCGGGGCCGGTTACGATAACGGCAACTGGTATGATGATTTTCAGAACTACCTTACCGAAGCCGCCGGTAATCCCTATGAATATCGATATTTTAACGCCGATAACCATGAAGGCGCCATCCTGACCGGATTGATCCCGAATAATTCCTTCGAGCAGGAAAATATCCAGCTGTCCCTGTCAGACTGGCCCGATCCGCCCGATACCGTTTACGGCGTCTTTCTCCCCGATACCACTATTGAGCTGTCCTGGCCCGGCCAGTCCGGCCTGACCTGCCGTATCTATCGCCGATCGGCCAGTTCCGGCGGATCCCTGTTCAGAATCGATGATCCATCAGGTTCCACAACCAACCCGGGTACTGCCGACAGCGTTTTTATCGATACCGATATTGATTATGATGGTTCTTATGCCTACTTGATTATTCCTCTCAATAACGGCATAATGGGCCGACCGGCCGGGCTGATAACGGTCAGGAAAATATGCGGCGATATTGACAGCAACGGGCGGCTGAATCTTCTGGATGCAGTCTATCTGATCAATTACCTCTACAAGGGCGGACCCGAACCGGTTAATCCCGATGTTGTCGATATGGATGGCCGGGCCAGAATTAATATTCTCGATTCCGTTTATCTGATAAATTATCTCTATCGCGGCGGGCCGGAACCGGCCTGCGATTGATCTCCGGATCAATCCCCGATTTTTAGTCTTAAATCAAACGCTTGAGTTTTATATTCTTTTCAAGAATATCCTGATCGCGCCGGATTTTTAACCGGACTGTCTTCCCGTCACCAATGAAAATTCTGCGAATTTCCAGGATGGATAACTGCCCGGCCTGAAGACCGTCTATTTCCTCGATATAATCGCCTGCCAATATTCCGGATTCAGCGGCCGGAGTACCGGGCATCACCGCTAAAACCTTTTTAACCGCAAAATCGGGAAATTCCCCGATAGGAAATATGCCGCTCATATCATATTCATAGAGTTCATCGAAATGGCGGTTTTTCTCAAGGATTAGGCGTCCATGGGCATAATCGAAAATCAATGTAAACCGCCGAAAAACTTCGCCCGCAATCGTCCCCGCGTCGCCGCTTCTTAGAGTATCGACCGAGGCCCCGACCACCGGATTGATTATATCAATTTTGCCTAGATGCAGAGCTTCGATACGAGTCACATAATTTTCCGTCTTGCCCCCGATCGCAATTCCCAAAGCCGGTATGGTTTTCTGATTGGAACCGAATAATTCGGTGGCTTTGACATATGAGCCGTTGAAACCGATCACATTTATAGAGCCGGTATCCAGCATCAACCTGGCCTGGATTCTTCGTCCCGCCGGATGTTCTATCTCCGTCTCGATAAAAGCCTCGTCGTTTTCTACCGTGACCTCAAGAATCTCGCCATCACCCTGATATTCATATCCATCCGGTTCATATATGTCTATATACTGCGAATCATAGTTAATTACGACGACAAATCGCTCAAAAACATCATGGCCGAGAATACCGTTGATTGATCTTCCGGCAATCGACTCCAGCGATTCCAGAGGATAAATTGGTACCGTTTGATTGATAAACCTGACACCCGGCATCCCGAACGATACCTCGCCTGTCGAATAAACTTCAATCTCTCCCCCGGGTTGTTCGATCATTTCCGGACCACTCATCTTTAAACCTGATTTCCCGGCGGTTTCCTTACTGAGCAGTGAATATTCGCAGCCGGAATCCAGAATGAACCAGAGCGGACCGGAATCATTTACCATGACCTCGACAAAAATAAGGTTACCATACAGCTCAAAAGGTATCCGGAAAGCTGCTTCACCCGAATCAAACTTATAATTGTGATCGGATTGGCTCTTTCCCATCTTCGATGTTTTCTCTCCGGAACAGCCAAAGCAGGCTATTATGACCATAGGAATTAATACCCCCGCAATCGAATTCCTGAATACTCTCATCATCTTATTAACTCCTTCCATAGGGCTATTTCTTAAGGGTGTATTCTCTGGCCCAATCTCCAATTGTGGTCAGGGCCGGCCCCAGGATTTCCTCGGTATCATCTTCGGTCTCAGCCTCCGGTATCCGGTCGAAAGCCTTCATGAATTCGGCGAGACCTCTCATACTTTTATTCTTCGAGAATCTCGAAAGAAGACCCAATAACCAGAGCGGCGTTTCCGTAATTTTGACTTCTGCCCCGGTAATCCCCAGGTATTTTTCAAGCGCTTCTCGGACCGTCAATCGATCGATTCCCCGAACATGAAATATTTTATTCTTGGCCTCATCCATGGAAAACGCTTTGGAAACCATCAGGGCATAGTCGCTCGATGATATCCATGATCTTTTATGGGGCTGGCGGCCGAACATCATGGCTCGTTTGTCCACCACATAAAGCGGCAAAGAGTCAAAGAAATGGCAACAGCGAAAAATAGTGTACGGGAAACCGCTTTCTGTCACGGCCTTCTCGGCGCCCCTCTTGGCCCGAAAATAATGATTATCTATGTCGGTCGTGCCGACATTCAACTCCGATATCATTCCGATCCGTTCAATATCAGAGCCCGCGGCCGCCTGTACTATATTGATGGTTCCCCGGTGTTCAACTCGCTCGTAATCGGGGATATTCATCTTCGCCCCCAGATTGATATAAACAGCGTCGCATCCCCGAATTGCCTCGGCCAATCCATCCGGTTGCGTCACATCACCTTCGACAATTTCAACCTGATCACCGAAAATACGACGGGCGCGCTCCGGGGAATGACTGAGCAGACGCACCTGGTACCCGTCATATTTAAATCGCCAGGTAACCGGCTGTCCCAGAAGACCCGTGCCGCCGATAATGAGTATTTTATTGATCATTTGGATATTCCTTTGCTTGAATTTAAAACAGAAAAAATCCCAATTTATCGCCTGATCGGTGATTTTCCCTGAAATTTATTGCCTTCCCATGGCATAATAATGTTATTATAAATCCAATTGATCGGGCGGTCAACCAAAATACCGGCCCGCGCGGATATTGAACCGGGGAAGCTATATTGATTTCATGGACGTCAAAAAAGACTTGCCTGACTCACCCTTTTACTTATATTAGCGGCATGAGATT comes from the Candidatus Zixiibacteriota bacterium genome and includes:
- the pheS gene encoding phenylalanine--tRNA ligase subunit alpha, coding for MSGVKETNEILAEALSAIEAAASDNDLDNINIKYIGRKGIITSVLKSLKDLPIEERKSVGASANQARVKIEQAIEAARDKFKTGGVKTLVDPTLPGISHRLGALHPITTVIERMCRSFQSMGFAIARGPEVETDYYNFEALNFPPDHPARDMQDTFYVEGEKLLLRTHTTPVQARYLENHQPPIKIITPGKTYRNEEISTRSYCVFHQVDGFLVDEGVTLADLKGVLVAFCRDFFGEGLKLRFRPSYFPFTEPSAEVDISCFLCRGKGCRLCKQTGWLEILGCGMIDPNVLECAGMDSEKYTGYAFGIGVERIAMLKYGINDIRLFYENDIRFIRQFM
- the rplT gene encoding 50S ribosomal protein L20, which encodes MPRAMNNVAAHRRHKKVLKRARGNYGARSRLYRTALETVHKGLTYAYRDRRNKKREFRRLWIVRISAAAKQYGMNYSTFINGLKKAGVGLDRKALADIAARDTATFGRLVDMAKVN
- the rpmI gene encoding 50S ribosomal protein L35, with amino-acid sequence MPKIKTSRSAAKRFKRTATGKIKRKKAYHSHILTKKSPKRKRNLRKSDLVSAVDCRRVNKMLPY
- the infC gene encoding translation initiation factor IF-3, with amino-acid sequence MKKKTTRVNEKILVTPVRVIGENGEQVGILPVKEAIDRARAANLDLVEVSPNSRPPVCRIMDYGKYKYEQSKKERQAKKKQHTVQMRAMRYRPKTDEHDYQFKTRHVREFLEQGSKVKVFVMFTGREMARTELGRKILDRVVEDLSDISTIGQIPKLEGRRLTMILNPKPPTGKSKEKRTENAKDKNEPIRSETIQADSDRQDQA
- the thrS gene encoding threonine--tRNA ligase — protein: MAEEIKIKFPDGSVKNYPKGVTGYEVARSISPGLAKEALAVKVNGHLRDLKAGIESDNPVEILTFDKPEGKFVFWHSSAHVMAQAVTELFPGVKLAIGPPIEEGFYYDFEVEKPFSPEDLERIEKRVEEIIREKAEFHREEVSREEMLEKYKKESESYKVEMLEEDILDDRVSVYKHSSFEDLCRGPHIPNTGMIKAFKLISSSGAYWRGDEHKTMLQRIYGVSYPKKSMLDDYVHRLEEAKRRDHRILGKQLELFHISNEVGAGLVMWLPKGALIRNEIENFWREEHLKHGYQLVFSPHIAHLDLWHRSGHTDFYTENMFNPIEVDQARYQIKPMNCPFHISMYKSRRWSYRDLPMRWAELGTVYRYEMPGVLHGLMRVRGFTQDDAHHFVSPEMMEDELVWLIKFCLDILRPFGFENYDIFLSTRPEKAIGDPADWVKAENGLRRAMDILKLEYQVDEGGGAFYGPKIDIKIKDALNRSWQCSTIQFDFSLPERFDLTYADKDGQLKRPFMIHRALLGSIERFFGVLIEHYAGKFPLWLAPVQVKILPITDSLNDYGEKILESLKESGFRAELDSRSEKIGHKIRESELQKIPYMFIIGEKEKANGTVSVRLHGKGDMGGFKPEELIPIMKQEIRDKALISKLL
- a CDS encoding aspartyl protease family protein codes for the protein MMRVFRNSIAGVLIPMVIIACFGCSGEKTSKMGKSQSDHNYKFDSGEAAFRIPFELYGNLIFVEVMVNDSGPLWFILDSGCEYSLLSKETAGKSGLKMSGPEMIEQPGGEIEVYSTGEVSFGMPGVRFINQTVPIYPLESLESIAGRSINGILGHDVFERFVVVINYDSQYIDIYEPDGYEYQGDGEILEVTVENDEAFIETEIEHPAGRRIQARLMLDTGSINVIGFNGSYVKATELFGSNQKTIPALGIAIGGKTENYVTRIEALHLGKIDIINPVVGASVDTLRSGDAGTIAGEVFRRFTLIFDYAHGRLILEKNRHFDELYEYDMSGIFPIGEFPDFAVKKVLAVMPGTPAAESGILAGDYIEEIDGLQAGQLSILEIRRIFIGDGKTVRLKIRRDQDILEKNIKLKRLI
- a CDS encoding NAD(P)H-binding protein codes for the protein MINKILIIGGTGLLGQPVTWRFKYDGYQVRLLSHSPERARRIFGDQVEIVEGDVTQPDGLAEAIRGCDAVYINLGAKMNIPDYERVEHRGTINIVQAAAGSDIERIGMISELNVGTTDIDNHYFRAKRGAEKAVTESGFPYTIFRCCHFFDSLPLYVVDKRAMMFGRQPHKRSWISSSDYALMVSKAFSMDEAKNKIFHVRGIDRLTVREALEKYLGITGAEVKITETPLWLLGLLSRFSKNKSMRGLAEFMKAFDRIPEAETEDDTEEILGPALTTIGDWAREYTLKK